In one Staphylococcus lutrae genomic region, the following are encoded:
- a CDS encoding MBL fold metallo-hydrolase, which translates to MWKPFRLIHKLLNNRKGGLLIRMSVLASGSTGNATYVESDKGSLLVDVGLTGKKMEALFDQIDRKISDLSGILVTHEHSDHIKGIGVLARKYGLPIYANEKTWTRIDKKDPNIPSDQKFIFNPYETKSIAGFDIESFNVSHDAIDPQFYIFHNNYKKFTMITDTGYVSDRMKGMIRGSDAFMFESNHDVDMLRMCGYPWKTKQRILSDVGHVSNEDAAHAMTDVITGQTKRIYLSHLSQDNNMKDLARMSVAQILQAHDIDTVNDVRLCDTDKAEPTSIYTI; encoded by the coding sequence CCACAAATTATTGAACAATAGAAAGGGTGGTCTCTTGATACGAATGAGTGTGCTCGCAAGCGGTAGTACCGGCAATGCGACTTATGTAGAGAGTGATAAAGGAAGTCTGTTGGTCGACGTAGGACTGACAGGCAAAAAAATGGAGGCACTTTTCGATCAAATCGACCGGAAAATTTCTGATTTGAGTGGTATCCTTGTGACACATGAACATAGTGATCATATCAAAGGGATAGGAGTACTTGCCCGGAAATACGGTTTACCGATTTATGCCAATGAAAAAACATGGACGCGTATTGATAAGAAAGATCCAAACATCCCAAGTGATCAAAAATTTATCTTTAATCCATATGAGACGAAATCTATTGCGGGTTTTGATATAGAATCGTTTAATGTGTCGCATGACGCAATCGATCCGCAGTTTTATATTTTTCATAATAACTATAAAAAGTTCACAATGATTACCGATACAGGTTACGTGTCTGACCGCATGAAAGGGATGATTCGTGGGAGTGATGCCTTCATGTTTGAAAGCAATCATGATGTCGACATGTTGCGAATGTGTGGGTATCCATGGAAGACGAAGCAACGTATTTTAAGTGATGTGGGGCATGTATCAAATGAAGACGCAGCCCATGCGATGACAGATGTAATCACAGGACAAACAAAGCGCATTTATTTGTCTCATTTATCCCAAGACAATAATATGAAAGATTTGGCGCGTATGAGTGTTGCCCAAATATTACAAGCCCATGATATTGATACAGTAAACGATGTCCGACTTTGTGACACAGATAAAGCCGAACCGACATCGATCTATACGATATAA
- a CDS encoding DUF2075 domain-containing protein, with translation MANDLKIEKINYDMEYLKQVVSEWEVTANSKYLLRYPTVYIINDKNRSNYFDVYVGETNNIQSRTRQHLSKEATQWLALSNSRTSSVYVIGHKFFNKSLTLDIENRLMQYLSSVESVNKIHNSRTNQQNEYFTSDKLDDIFSEVWKELHKRDHQLFPIESIVRDSAIFKASPFHKLTDEQITAKDSILQKIEHALQKEEVGQLIMVEGEAGSGKTVLMSSLFYELKKYGYKDGEESINVHLLVNHDEHVMIYRKIASKLALSDNPNKMINKPTSFILNHRIEDEVDVVIVDEAHLLLTQGKMSYKGEGHLKDLLQRAKVVVTVFDRKQILSREQIWEFDTLDTLVSKVYQNGNLIQLKNQMRINSSIETINWIRGLIDNQVIDPIPNDSKGYDIKIFDSPYLLEQEIRKKASHTESGISRMIATFDWEFNANKNPKDSKYWNVKIGDWAMPWNKQVKPIKGEGKLPWIERTNTIDEVGSTFTVQGIDLNYAGVIIGPSVKYRDGKIVFDKDSSENKKATQNRKLSDGTKENYSEMLLKNELNVLLTRGVNGLYIYAVDEALREALKKAAKG, from the coding sequence ATGGCTAACGATTTAAAGATTGAAAAAATTAATTATGATATGGAATATCTTAAACAAGTAGTTAGTGAATGGGAAGTGACTGCTAATTCTAAATATTTATTACGATATCCGACAGTCTATATCATCAATGATAAAAATAGAAGTAATTATTTTGATGTATATGTAGGTGAGACAAATAATATCCAGAGTAGAACGAGACAACATTTGAGTAAAGAAGCGACTCAGTGGTTAGCACTCTCTAATTCTCGTACGTCATCTGTGTACGTGATAGGACATAAGTTTTTTAATAAATCTTTAACCTTAGATATAGAAAATAGATTAATGCAATATTTATCAAGTGTTGAATCGGTTAATAAAATACATAATAGTCGAACAAATCAACAAAATGAATATTTTACTTCAGATAAATTAGACGATATTTTTTCAGAAGTTTGGAAGGAGTTACATAAAAGAGACCATCAACTTTTCCCCATTGAAAGTATAGTTAGAGATTCAGCGATTTTTAAAGCTTCACCGTTCCATAAATTAACAGATGAACAGATTACTGCCAAAGATTCGATTTTACAAAAGATTGAACATGCATTACAAAAAGAAGAAGTAGGTCAGTTAATAATGGTAGAAGGAGAGGCCGGGTCTGGTAAAACGGTTTTGATGAGTAGCCTTTTTTATGAGTTGAAAAAATATGGATACAAAGATGGAGAAGAAAGCATTAATGTACATCTTTTAGTCAATCACGATGAGCATGTAATGATTTATCGGAAAATCGCTTCAAAGTTAGCCTTGTCTGACAATCCAAATAAAATGATTAATAAGCCAACAAGTTTTATTTTAAATCATAGGATTGAAGATGAGGTTGATGTTGTTATTGTTGATGAAGCCCACCTCCTTCTTACTCAAGGGAAAATGTCTTATAAAGGAGAAGGACATTTAAAGGACTTGTTACAACGAGCAAAAGTTGTAGTTACTGTATTTGATAGAAAACAAATTTTAAGCCGTGAACAAATTTGGGAGTTTGACACGTTAGATACTTTAGTAAGTAAGGTTTATCAAAATGGCAACTTAATTCAATTGAAGAATCAAATGAGAATCAACAGCAGCATTGAAACGATTAATTGGATTAGAGGTTTAATTGATAATCAAGTGATTGATCCGATTCCGAACGATTCCAAGGGATATGATATTAAAATTTTTGATTCTCCTTACCTTCTAGAACAAGAAATTCGAAAAAAGGCAAGTCATACTGAATCTGGCATATCTAGAATGATTGCTACTTTTGACTGGGAGTTTAACGCCAACAAAAATCCAAAAGATTCTAAGTATTGGAATGTAAAGATAGGTGATTGGGCTATGCCTTGGAATAAACAGGTTAAGCCCATTAAAGGAGAAGGAAAACTACCGTGGATTGAGAGAACAAACACAATCGATGAAGTCGGATCTACATTTACTGTTCAGGGGATAGATTTAAATTATGCAGGGGTTATCATAGGGCCTTCTGTAAAGTATAGGGATGGCAAGATTGTTTTTGACAAAGACAGTAGTGAGAATAAAAAAGCAACGCAAAATAGAAAACTTTCGGATGGTACTAAAGAAAACTATTCAGAAATGCTCTTGAAAAATGAGCTGAATGTATTACTAACAAGAGGTGTTAACGGACTTTATATTTATGCCGTAGATGAAGCTTTGCGCGAAGCATTAAAAAAAGCTGCGAAAGGATAG
- a CDS encoding SdpI family protein → MLLIGLGIISLIIVYLVLSAQKHEVGNKPNYFLGYRTPTSMKSKTIWDFSQKAFKKIFIKVHFFVLFIGSIWIIYDILNFPNETSIILQAVIYFIIIILIIVLTEKKVKKFERKQEC, encoded by the coding sequence ATGTTACTAATAGGACTAGGCATAATATCTTTAATTATTGTTTATCTAGTTTTATCTGCACAAAAACATGAAGTAGGTAATAAGCCGAATTATTTTTTAGGCTATAGAACTCCTACGTCTATGAAATCTAAAACTATTTGGGACTTTTCTCAAAAAGCTTTTAAAAAAATATTCATAAAAGTCCATTTTTTTGTGCTATTTATAGGTAGTATATGGATTATATATGATATTTTGAATTTCCCAAATGAAACCTCAATTATTTTACAGGCTGTGATTTACTTCATAATAATAATTTTAATCATTGTGCTTACAGAAAAAAAGGTGAAAAAATTTGAAAGAAAACAAGAATGTTAA
- a CDS encoding AAA family ATPase has product MYYIKNLKYKYKKSNNYILKDVDFIIKPGVLNVLIGENGSGKTTLLDCITQSLKADFEHNLPKSKDILYMTQNIFFAPSNKGKDIKNLIRGLLPKNESEYFDEEIFSKFTSDEINKYQHLLNMKMGDMSVGERKWLYLQLFSRIPKEIYLLDEPTSGVDPLSRKLIMKRIEDIIRHGKQCLISTHQLQDLQHIDVNLIFLNKGKIVYQGDFKHWLKLNEATNPDIAFEKTLYSNEEI; this is encoded by the coding sequence GTGTATTACATTAAAAACTTAAAATATAAATACAAAAAAAGTAACAACTATATATTGAAAGACGTCGATTTTATTATTAAACCTGGTGTTTTAAATGTACTGATTGGTGAAAATGGTTCGGGTAAAACAACGCTATTAGACTGTATTACACAAAGTTTGAAGGCTGACTTTGAACATAACTTGCCAAAAAGCAAAGACATTTTATATATGACACAGAACATCTTCTTTGCACCTTCTAATAAAGGTAAAGATATAAAAAATTTGATTCGTGGCTTGTTACCCAAGAATGAATCGGAATATTTTGATGAAGAGATTTTTTCAAAGTTTACCAGCGATGAGATCAATAAATATCAACATTTACTAAATATGAAAATGGGGGATATGTCTGTCGGGGAGCGAAAGTGGTTGTACCTGCAATTATTTTCAAGAATACCAAAAGAGATATATCTTTTGGATGAGCCCACTAGCGGTGTGGATCCTTTATCTAGAAAATTAATAATGAAAAGAATTGAAGATATCATTCGTCATGGCAAGCAATGTTTAATCTCAACGCATCAATTACAAGATTTACAACATATTGATGTGAATCTTATTTTTCTTAACAAAGGAAAAATCGTTTATCAAGGTGATTTTAAGCATTGGTTGAAATTGAATGAAGCGACTAATCCTGATATCGCTTTTGAAAAGACATTATACAGCAATGAAGAAATTTAA
- the rlmH gene encoding 23S rRNA (pseudouridine(1915)-N(3))-methyltransferase RlmH, whose protein sequence is MKITIVAVGKLKEKYWKLAIAEYAKRLGAYTKIEIIEVADEKAPETMSAKEIEQVKEKEGQRILSKIKGQTTVITLEIEGQTLSSEAFAQTLDQRMTRGESDFTFIIGGSNGLHEAVLQRRDFALSFSKMTFPHQMMRVILLEQIYRAFKIMRGEAYHK, encoded by the coding sequence ATGAAAATTACAATTGTGGCAGTAGGAAAACTAAAAGAAAAATATTGGAAACTCGCCATTGCAGAATATGCCAAACGTTTAGGTGCCTACACGAAAATTGAAATCATTGAAGTTGCAGATGAAAAAGCACCAGAAACGATGAGCGCAAAAGAAATTGAACAAGTTAAAGAAAAAGAAGGGCAACGGATTTTAAGCAAAATTAAAGGACAAACAACAGTCATCACACTGGAAATCGAGGGTCAGACATTGAGTTCAGAAGCGTTCGCACAAACATTGGATCAACGAATGACACGAGGCGAAAGTGACTTTACATTTATCATTGGAGGATCAAATGGATTGCATGAAGCGGTATTGCAGCGCCGTGACTTTGCATTATCATTCAGCAAAATGACATTTCCTCACCAAATGATGCGTGTGATCTTATTGGAACAAATCTATCGTGCATTTAAAATTATGCGTGGGGAAGCATATCATAAGTGA
- a CDS encoding nucleotide pyrophosphohydrolase: protein MQEIIKKINHFRDERNWRQYHNEKDLALSISLEAAELLELFQWKTSEEVIHSKQERLAEELADVLIYSYMLADNLGFNVNDIIARKLEKNAIKYPVEKCRNSNKKYDKL from the coding sequence ATGCAAGAGATAATAAAAAAAATAAATCATTTTAGAGACGAGAGAAATTGGCGTCAGTATCATAATGAAAAAGATTTAGCATTATCGATATCATTAGAAGCGGCTGAATTACTGGAACTATTTCAATGGAAAACCTCAGAAGAAGTTATCCATAGTAAACAAGAAAGGCTTGCAGAAGAGCTAGCAGATGTACTTATCTACAGCTACATGCTTGCAGATAACTTAGGGTTTAATGTGAATGATATTATAGCGCGGAAACTAGAAAAGAATGCAATAAAATATCCAGTTGAAAAATGTAGAAATAGCAATAAAAAATATGATAAATTGTAG
- the istB gene encoding IS21-like element helper ATPase IstB — protein sequence MNTNHQKLLNNFEILKLKKFKDYYPNYIELLSKNEKSLTEILIDLTEKEKEIEYQSELKFKRAVNSARFPKIKYLHDFDFMFQPSINQQEILTLKSMHFLEDSINICFLGNSGVGKTHLAISLGIEACKQNIKTRFYTFKELIDLLTVSDSKGIINKTLKQLSRIELLIIDEIGYSPITKEQADLFYQLMSLRYEMKSTIITTNIPFSSWGESFSNKIASAAIIDRLIHHSKVFKITGESYRLKDYKNEKSLNMRQS from the coding sequence ATGAATACGAATCATCAAAAATTACTCAATAACTTTGAGATATTAAAACTAAAAAAATTCAAAGATTATTATCCAAACTATATTGAATTACTTTCTAAAAATGAGAAATCTTTAACTGAAATATTGATTGATTTAACGGAAAAAGAAAAAGAAATAGAATATCAATCAGAATTAAAATTTAAACGTGCTGTGAATTCAGCACGTTTCCCTAAAATAAAATATTTACATGATTTTGATTTCATGTTTCAACCTAGTATAAATCAACAAGAAATTCTCACATTAAAATCCATGCATTTTTTAGAGGATAGTATAAATATTTGTTTTTTAGGTAACAGTGGTGTTGGTAAAACGCACCTGGCAATCTCATTAGGAATAGAGGCATGTAAACAAAATATAAAGACTAGATTCTATACTTTCAAAGAATTAATAGACTTATTAACTGTCTCGGATTCCAAAGGAATCATCAATAAAACATTAAAACAATTAAGCAGAATAGAGTTACTTATCATTGATGAAATTGGTTATTCTCCCATCACTAAAGAACAAGCTGATTTATTCTATCAGTTAATGTCGCTAAGATATGAAATGAAATCAACAATAATTACGACTAATATTCCGTTTTCTAGTTGGGGTGAGTCATTTAGTAATAAGATTGCATCAGCAGCTATAATTGATCGATTAATTCACCACTCTAAAGTATTTAAAATTACTGGAGAATCTTATCGATTAAAAGATTATAAAAACGAAAAATCCTTAAATATGAGACAATCTTAA